A stretch of the Porifericola rhodea genome encodes the following:
- a CDS encoding DUF72 domain-containing protein yields the protein MSIHIGTSGWSYEHWNGVLYPQNTPPYQRLHYYLQHFHTVELNSSYYRWPKLNTFKSWRRRLPQGFLMTVKAPRGLTHAKRLYAPEKWLQTIEKGWHALLDKRAVFLVQLSPQMEYDYDRLAYFLDNIPWWMRTALEFRHASWHREDIFQLLERHKAAYCIMSGAMLKCELRATAPFVYIRLHGPDHQHLYGGSYSDQDLQWWAERIREWQYQGKEVFAYFNNDGGGNAVRNAWKLKELIAQQ from the coding sequence ATGAGTATACATATAGGTACATCAGGCTGGAGCTATGAGCATTGGAATGGGGTTTTGTACCCGCAAAATACCCCTCCTTATCAGCGATTGCACTATTACCTTCAGCATTTTCATACCGTAGAGCTTAACAGCAGCTATTATCGCTGGCCAAAGCTTAATACATTTAAAAGTTGGCGCCGCCGACTTCCTCAGGGTTTTCTGATGACGGTAAAGGCCCCGCGGGGGCTTACCCACGCTAAGCGATTATATGCTCCTGAGAAGTGGCTGCAAACTATAGAAAAAGGGTGGCATGCTCTGTTAGATAAAAGAGCTGTTTTTTTAGTTCAACTATCCCCACAAATGGAGTATGACTATGATCGGCTGGCGTATTTTTTAGACAACATTCCCTGGTGGATGCGAACTGCCCTAGAATTTAGACATGCCAGCTGGCATAGAGAAGATATATTTCAGCTACTGGAAAGACACAAGGCCGCATATTGCATTATGAGCGGGGCAATGCTCAAGTGTGAACTAAGGGCTACAGCACCTTTTGTATATATAAGGTTACATGGTCCGGACCACCAACATTTGTATGGCGGTTCTTATTCTGATCAGGACCTTCAATGGTGGGCAGAACGAATACGAGAGTGGCAGTACCAGGGCAAAGAAGTTTTTGCTTATTTTAATAATGATGGAGGGGGCAATGCTGTACGCAATGCCTGGAAGCTAAAAGAGTTAATTGCGCAGCAATAG
- a CDS encoding TMEM175 family protein — MRRWLKQNYKSVYRQRGEGNTRLEQLSDGVIALAITLLLVSLEAPKTGDELITFAADFLAFALSTMVLFFIWGAHCQYFYRFGLIDRQINIINACLLIVVLFFVYPLKFIISFLLSYTKFIILILLGLEYDKTAFIELVTLVNSWEKLPLIMIIYSSGYFALILCFALLYRHAYANKEELEFSDVEEAHTHSTLTKYWIQCGVSLLSIVIALGAYFSPMPSLAILAGVVYFLIGPLIYVFSKRSKGKLEPQTH, encoded by the coding sequence ATGAGAAGGTGGTTAAAGCAAAACTATAAAAGTGTATATCGACAAAGGGGCGAAGGCAATACGCGTCTGGAGCAGCTCAGTGATGGCGTAATAGCCCTGGCCATCACACTTTTGCTAGTCTCATTGGAAGCTCCAAAAACTGGAGATGAGTTAATTACTTTTGCAGCAGACTTTCTGGCTTTTGCTCTAAGTACTATGGTTTTGTTTTTCATTTGGGGAGCACATTGCCAGTATTTTTACCGCTTTGGCCTAATAGATAGGCAAATTAATATTATCAATGCCTGCTTACTAATTGTGGTTCTATTCTTCGTCTATCCGCTTAAGTTTATCATCAGTTTTTTGCTGTCTTACACAAAATTTATAATTCTTATTCTTTTGGGTCTGGAGTATGATAAAACAGCTTTTATAGAGTTGGTTACCTTAGTTAACAGTTGGGAAAAACTTCCCCTGATTATGATCATTTATAGCTCAGGTTACTTTGCACTAATCTTATGTTTTGCCCTGCTATATCGGCATGCTTATGCCAATAAAGAAGAGCTAGAGTTTAGCGATGTGGAAGAAGCTCATACCCATAGTACCCTTACTAAATACTGGATACAGTGTGGTGTATCATTGTTATCTATCGTAATCGCATTGGGTGCTTACTTTTCGCCTATGCCCTCACTGGCTATACTGGCTGGTGTAGTGTATTTTCTTATAGGTCCTTTAATTTATGTGTTTAGCAAAAGAAGCAAAGGAAAGCTTGAACCTCAGACTCATTAA